Sequence from the Populus nigra chromosome 17, ddPopNigr1.1, whole genome shotgun sequence genome:
caaagaaaaaaaccaactatTGAGGCGCGCAAGCATGAACATTAAAAGTTCATCTGGTTCTCTTGAATAGTTCACCTGAAAAGTTTAACAAAATAGGTTAATATAAactgataaaaattaaaagaaaaagaaaaagaaaaagaaaaagaaaaagaaaaagaaaaagaaaaaacaatatagaaaaGAGAATAGACAGATCCAACTTGGAGAGACAAAGAACTTGAAGGAGCGACTGCTAGTTTTGATTTAGAGACAAAAAGATTGAGAGATGAAGATTTGATTGAGAGATTGAACAAGAGGGAGGGGGGGCGGCGGCTGAGTTTGCTAGGGTTGGAAGAAGAAACTAACAAGTAGATCTGTATATGGGAGAGATGAAGATCTGGTCGAGAGATTGAATAAGAGGGAGGGGGGCGGCGGCTAGATTTGCTAGGGTTAGAAGAAGAAACTATAAAGCAGATCTGTAGATGGGAGAGAATAGAGATGAAGATTTGATCAAGAGGGAGTGAGGGGGGGCGGCGGCTAGGTTAGAAGAAGAGACTGAAATGTAGAAGTAGAAGTGTTGATGGGAGAGAACAAAGAAGAGATGAAGATTTAATCAAAGAGAGAGTCAGGGGGGGCGGCGGCTaggttaaaacttaaaagaagaGACTGAAATGGGTTAGGAAGGTATTTATAGTACCggcttttttatttctatttgaaccggttcggttcggtccGGGTTAACCGGTTCCTGCATTACAAAAccgaaaaccgaaccgaaccgggattttttctaactattctaatcggtttaatcggttttttttttcggttcggttttttcggttaattttttctcggttttctcggtttattcGGTTTTCCGGTTTTTTTGCACACCCCTAGTTAATGGCACTAACCGGTAAGTTAGTGCTGACATTACTAAGGATTTAATTGGTCGGTCTTGATAAAGACAACTAATGACACTAATAGAAATTATTAGTGTCGACAATAACCTCCATAAACTTGGGATATGGTTGTAAGATGGATATACCCGGTGAAGAATAATGGATAATAATCGTAAAAAAAAGCCATAAGTGGGTTACGGAATGATAGGCTCTAGATGtagtaaatgaaaaatttaggtGTAGGTTTCCAAGACAACTATGATTGTGTACTATCGAGTAAtcaattatatatgtatatacatGTATTTGTGACTCTCCCTCATTCctgttgtatttttaattttaatataatttttttcatattttgataTTGCATGTCCTTCACATTCACGCCAGGAGTAGTGTCCTAGGTTTCTAATTCTTTTTGTATGAATTAGGAAATTCATGTTTCTAATTCCTTTTGTATGAGTTAGGAAATTAGTGTATCTAGTTCTTTTAGTATGAattaggaattaaaaaaaatatcaatgtatTTTGCCGTAAGTAATTAAATGACTCGAATTGTATTAGTATCTCTTTATATTAATCATAGAGATTCAAAATTCTTACTATTTTTATGCTTGTAATATTAATGTTGTTTATCCATGTTTGACTACCATTTTGTATGCGTTTGTAAATGAGAAGGAAAAATGAATATGTGAGCTATCATGATTGTAACTAGTAATGATTGTGGTTACGATGCAATATGAATATGTTATGATTGCAGAATGAGCATAAAATATGTACAAGATAAATTGTTAATAACTTGGGATCTTTCCAATATAGGAGAGATTCTACCGAAATTTTAGTAGAAATTTTGATAAACTTTAAATATGtcggcaaaaaaaaaaggaaaaaaaattaccaaatcaTTACTAGTCATCATTTCATATGctggaaaaaataacaaaactcactttttttaatgcaataatTAGCTTTTGATCTAGCACGCGGTGAACCACAAAATAGAGCCTCATGACAATTTTAAAGGGTTTTGTTAGCTACATTataaacaaaagcaaaataaataattaataaggaTGTTGTCACGTGGATTGGtagaaaaatgtgttttttttactagtgataggataaaaatatttattgtgatttgaataaatagattataaatataaaaaatccaatcttttcaTCCTTATTccactatttttatattaaaataaaaaaggattttcatataaaaatacagTAATGCTCATTAAAAACCTATAAATGCTTAGTTTTTCATTGTATATTAAAACCAAAGTCATTGTAGATCAAAACAGTGAAATGATGATTCtatcatttaaagaaaaatcagtAAGTCTTCTATTAGTAGTAGAACAATctttaaaaagttatatttgaATTGTACAAGGACAGAGaggcttttttatattttatcagcatagtaaaataacttaattatttttaaaagatatgtttttttttttaaaaaaacttggctTTATaagcttttttgtatttttatttttttaaagaacaataAAATGATCCATTtactcttaaaaacaaaaaaaaacatgaactagCATTTAAGGGTTTTTATgtcttttcatcatttttttattgtaataaacAAGTTGACTGAGGAGCACTTTAGTaatagaataaatataaatattggttttttttaaaaggtggTTGATAATGGGTTGAAACCAAGTAATTTAGACGACATGTAAGGGCTAATATAGAGGCCAAATAGTTGATTATAGACCAACGTTCGAATTATCTCAGTGACCTCTCCATTCCAGAACAACACGTGTAGTTAACGAACCACAAACTTAATGTCAatgatcttttttcttcttctttctcgcTTCCTGTCGATTTCCATGTCTACCCCTGTAATTTctcaaacaattcttcaatttttttcatttaaatcttatctttattattttgattactattaattttatttaaaatagtttataaattgaatttatttttcaatttcatcttttttttaattttttttatctatcatatttAGTCATCATTATCTAGATTGTTATTTCTTAGTTTTCTATCCTTAGATTATGTACTATCGAGTAATCAAGCTAAAAAGCTACAGTTGGATTCtggatttttttcattgatatttCCCTTGGTCCTTCATGGTTGGGAGGCAGGTGGTCAGTCAATATTCCATCTTTCATGGTGAGGGTGGACTCGCAGAAGCACATTGATTTCTCTCTCACAAGTCCCTTTGGTGGTGGACGTCCTGGTAGAGTGAAGCGAAAGAACCAGAAGTCTGCAGCCAAGAAAGCATCTGGTGgagatggagatgaagaagatgaagaatgaGCTGTCATGTTCTTTGACAGTGAATTTCTTTAAGTTATTAGGGTGTTACCATTTTGAGATTACGTTTGTCATTGTCTTTGTCTTTGCCCTTGGaatctattgttttcttgataaatctAGCTAGCCCTTGTTTTGCGCTTGAACtaaatttgttgtattttatcGTCCCTTTTGTTTGGATGTTGAAAATTCGAATGTTGGTGGAGATCTCACTCCAACTTGCAAAAAAGCTTTACTTTTGAAGATGGCGAATGCATGAACATGATCAGAACACTGGAATGATACAGGATGACTTGTAATTGCatgatctttattttcttttttaaagaaaaatcagagTTTCACCGGGCAGCAGGAGAATTCCTGCCTCCAGATCATTGGGGAATCAATCTGCCTGAATCATGCCTGGAAATCTCCGAAGAATAACGTCCTTGATCGTAAACAACTGTCTTCTTTCTTAATCCTGCCTCTCCAATCTCTTGCAGGTGGGACCACCCAAAACTAGGACAACAATCTACTGCAGTTCTTGGAAAAAACCAccgcaaacaaaaaatatgatttgatttgcATCATAATGTAAAAATGATTTGGAGAAGTGAAGATCTTAATGGAAGAGATGATCAAAAGTGAGAGACATGGATGAACATTTTTCGTGTTTCGATCCTGTTGTTCTTCACTAGGCTTCAAATTTGTACACGAAACTAAAATTTGCAAAGGAGTCAACTTGTACAACACCAGAATAGCAGAACTTCCCAGACTCTATGGTTTTTACAAAGCAAGAGCTGGGCCCATCATTCCTAAGAACGAAGAAAAAAGTGAACAAGTGCTCACTTTTTGATACTCTCATTATGAGGAACATGCTTCGAGTTTTGGAAGAAGACTTCTCCAAGCATCTGCAATGCTATTTGCCAAACGTGCCTGTCCTTTTGCAAATTCATGGAAAGCAATCCCCATATCCAATGTTTTCTGTTCCTGAAAGCGCACAATTTCTTCGTTCATCAGTCTCACAATTGTCTCAAACCTTCTTGTCGCTTCCTCACTCTCTGCTTTCAGCTGCATGAAAACCAACTTTTAGTCAGATAACTAAGAGATAACTAAGTGGTTGTTTGAAAATGGTGcatgttgctttttaaaatggttttttttgcttgaaaatacattaaaatatatttgtttttaatctttcaaaatttatttttgatgccagcacatcaaaacgataaaaaaaacacaacttaatttgaagcaaaaaaaaatattcaaaatttttcaaaaacacagtTCAATCACAATCCCAAACACCTCTAAGATTTCTAAGGTGCACATATGCTACTAGTAAGATAACTTGCCTCCCTGTATTCATGCTCCGCTTCTCCCACTTTATCAGAACGTGTTAGCATAAGTTTGTCTCTGCGGTAATAGATATAAATTAGAAACTCCAAATATCATCTGGCTATCAGCAAAAACTGACCACCTAGGAAAAAGGGGAAAAACTAAACAATAAATGACCGCTTCAGTGACGCATCAAGCTTCAGGATTTCTGAGCCTTTCTTGAGCGTTCCCAGTGGAGGAAATTTGGCTACCATGGCAAGTCgtaaatgtgaaaaaaatgtAACTATTCACTATATCCACATTGTATTAGATGCTAAAAGGCCATCTTTACTGTACTATCTAAACGCAGCTTTGTTACCGATTGAAATATGATAACAGAAACTTATGAGTATGGAACCTAATCAAATACTTTCATTGCTGCTTCTTTGCTAGACGACACTTGTATTTACAAACTTAATTCAAGTAGCATCAGAGAAATCGTAGctcaagtcattacaaataaagaaTTATCAGAGTATATTAATAGGAATCGAGAGAAAAGGCAAGGTTCTGTCTCTAGCAATGTTTGTGATCATTCCACATGGTACCATTGAAATCACGGATAAAATAAAGTTACAAGAACAAGGAAAGGAGTAACCAGGACATACAGATTTATCTCTTTCAACTTCATTGTTTCAGCCAGTTCACACTGATGCCTAAAGGCATTGGCCCGCTCAGTGATGGTAGCCTGTCAGAATACCAGGATAGCAGAATCAGCTTCTAAGACAAGTCtacacacacaaaaacaaaaaaggaggaTACAAAAATAGGAAAAAGGTGGGGAGAGAGAGGCAAGCCAAACTTGCCTTAATAGATTGAACAGCACGAACATAATCTTTCAATGGTTcttcaaaattcattaaaagttGATGTGCCTGGAAATTTATAGAACAATGTCAAGGATTTAAAAAGAAGCTTTTTAAGTCCATCAAAAGCCCATGCACACACAGAGAGCATAAAAAATTGCTGAATCTGGAAATGAAAGGCATGAATTGACTAAAAGCCTACCTCCTTCTGCAGCTTAACTGATAGTGCCTCTGATTTAGTTCCAAGGTCAGAAAATGCCTTTCCTAGGATATCTCCTTCACAAGCACCAAGGAGCTTTGCTGCCTTCCCGAAATCCAATAGAGATTGCCCTAATTCTGACAAAATATATGGACAATCAAGCTATAAGAAATGACTGCCATAATATGTCTAAAAGAGGTGAAACATGAAAGAGACATGTCATGGGTTAACATGTAACAATAACATAAACCATCGTTACCTCTATGTCGCTTTACAAGACGATACGCATGCTTCTGAGCTTCAGCCAAGTGGTTTTCAAGCTCGAAGATGTAATGTTTCAGCTTTTCATATTCAGGATTCGATTCTTCAACAGGTTTTTCCTTACCAAGAACAACATCACTCACTTTAGATTGCACGTCCTGCAAAACATTGGGACCATGATTGCCAAACTGACAGTGTGCTTGTTTGAATGGTGTATACTGTAAATTTCAGTGCACAAGAGTAGTTGACTACTTTCTCGTGTGCTAAACTTCACCAACAGGTAGTGAAAAGgatttttaataactatagaGAGTTGGATCTGAGGAGACCTGAAACCAGTCATCTAGAAATATACACTAACCCAACCTGAAAATTGTACAGTGGAAGTGGTAAAAAACTATCTTAAAACATCCACACAACAGAAGCAAAGCATCCAATGAACTATGAAATGATCATCCAACTTCAGTGATATGCTTTCGAACAAGATGGATCTAATGTCTGATTAATTTGGTAATTAACATATTatataagagaaatcataatagGGAAACAAGTGTTCAGATGTTACGTGACATTGTTCAAGCACTAGAAAATTAGTGCTGAATCTCACGGGTCGATCAGCAAAAGAAGACACGCTAACTCATCATACCTTGAAAATTTGCATAAAATCAGCAGGTTTCTTCTTAAATATACCAGTCTCTTGAGACCTTAATCTCTCCATTGTCTgaaaaataggtaacaaaataatattatattaaaaacttgCAGTTGTACCCTATAGATATCTAACATGCAAGAAAGAACATGAATCACAAAAATTTATAATCAACAACATacaggttaatttttaaattacatgCTGGAACTAACATTATATGAATCAATGGAGCTGCTACATCCTATTTAATAACCCAGAAAGGAATTCATCATCAAATCATGTAAGTAGTTGCTTAAGAATGTTTTTATCAATTGTCTATAAATAAACCATTTCTCCAtgtaaaaaagggaaaagaaaaaactcatgaTAAAACAGATAGCTTGTTAGCATTGCAACTCTTCAGATGATTTGTGTGAAAATGGTACATGTGCAACAGTGTTTGCTTCTGGTAGAGTGATAAATTTGGGAATGATACAGGAGAAAAAAGATGATCATCAGATATGCAGTCTCATCCACATGACTCCTGATGAAAGCCTTTAACCTGCCAGTGCCATTCACTGTGCTTTCTGGAAAGTTACTAGGGAGAGGAATTCAAGTGAAAAGGTGTGGCAACTAATCCATATTCCATTTTACCCATGTTTTTTATCCTATCGTTTCATCCCTTTTTCCCTATACATGTCtcaaaacattttatcaattagGAAGAATTTACCCCGGCAAAAGGATCCACTCCACGGGAAATGAGAAATTGAATGATTTATGACATTCACCGCGTGCTTGCTGCTACATTATAGATAACTTAGGAGCATACATGCTCATTCCTTTATAAGAAGTAACTCAGTTATTTCACAATATTGGATGAATTATTGATCCTTAGGTTAACAAGAAAACTAGAGAAAGATAATATAGAAACAACTACTAATTTCAATTGAGTATATCCATAAACTCTCACAATCAGCACCAGGAGAATGCTAATGGCTAAACAGTAAATGATAGAATCTCACCCACCTCTTCATCGGCCTGCAAAAAGGTCCTTAAATCCTCACTTTGCTGAAGCTCTTGATGTGAAGCTATCCTATTAACAAATATGTCCAGCCCTTGTCTCCTCATCTCAATAAATTCAGCACTAAACCGAAACTTCTCTGCATCACCACCATCAAATAAATTTCACATTATTATCCActgattatttatatatttatcttttatctttttagcaAATTAACGAAAAGTGATCAATTCCTTACCGACAGCACTCTTTTCTGGAAGAGGAGGAATAAAAACACCCTTGAACTTGTCGAAAAGTCGATCACGCAACCAAACAAAATCGCGGTAACGCCGAATCACAATCTTCTCGTGCCCTTGGTATTCCGGTAAATTAGTCTACACgccaaaacaatttaattataaaccCTAGGACCTCCATCAATTTAAACAAGTAGACGAATACCTTACCTTGGTGATAACGCGATAAGAGATGTAAGCCTGAACGCCATTCCCTAATTTTACAGGATCTGTCACCGAAACCGATAGATAAGGCTGCGATGACGGAGATCTAGGGCTTGGACTCCCCGATTGCTGTTGATCCATTTTATTAATctcaacaaacaaataaacaaacacacaaaaaaatgagATGCAATTAATAAACTGTGAGAGTATTTGTAAACTGATTGAGCTACAGAGAAGACGATAAGGGAAGTGGCAGATTTCGTAATTTACCGTGGAAAACATGGCCCttagttaattatatttatttgaagaagCTGGGGGTTAGTTAAGAGAACTGAACACGGCGCGCTTTTTTATGAGCCGAACAGAAGCGGTTGTGTTTATTGATGATGCTTAAAATGCGCAGGGGTGCGTACCCAGCTGGAGGATCCCGCCTGTTAGAGAGAGGTGTCAAAAATGAGAGGGGCACCTTACAGGCTTACACCCAGGCTGGGTGGTTTAAGCcgttgttttgttattttttattttaagttattatttttttgatatttttaaataactttatatacttaaaaataaattttaaaaaatagaaaatattatttttatatattttgaaataaaaaacaatataaaatacgTCTTTTCATGCATTCGTAACACGCGGTGCGATAATTAGAAGCTGAGTCGTGTTGGATGGTGCAAGGCGACACCGTTTCCACCTGCCGAAGGGATTTTTTTTGGTCAACGAGGGTCGCGTGGCGTGTAGATTCGTGCTTTCATGTGGGCCCAGCTAACGAGACGTGTATTCTACATTATTAATTAAGGTCTAAATTATAATTCAGTCCTTATATTATTGTACAATTATTAAATCAGTCTTCAAACTCGTTGATATTATAACTTTACCActtctatattttataaaaaatcacagTCCACGGAGCCACCATTTTcattgaaaatactaaaaaatacaaCCCAAGCCTTCATCTCTCTTTGCCAACCAAACCTCTCAACGTTTCTACTCTCAATAATGAATCCTCTCTATTTAAATCGGTCTCTCCTTGCTTTCAAGTAAGTCATCGTTGcatttttcatgtcttttttttctctctttatcatATTTATCTAATAGTGTGCTTGATTTGATTGTTGGGAAAagccaacaattttttttttaatcttgcaaAATCCAGTTGAACTTGAAATTGATCTGGCAGGGTTaatggttttttgttttgtgcgGCAATTTTCTACTATTCCAGGATTTAGGCCATAATACATCAAAGTAGGGTGAATTAGGtgaagcaataataataataaaatatatcaattaatttaaataaacacaattaagtaacaatttaattatattgcgTAAGTAAAAAGTTATGggataaaaatttcaaactcATTTTTACATAGTTCGACAAGTCTATATTCACACCTCAAGTATCAAAACGTACTtgagtattatattttttcaccGGTCCAAACTTAAAGGGTATAATAGTCATTTGACCAATCTACACCAATATTTTTACACCACTTGAAGATATTCCCTctccaagattttttttcttggtgaaaTTCCCTTACCAATACCAAGAGTTTTATCTCAACTCTCAAAGGATTACAAGGATGATTTTGCTCACAACAAAACTCTCTCAAAATAGTAGGTGATACAATTTAAACtctagtatttttataattcactTAATAGCACCTAGGATATTTGAAGGTATTTAAGTATAGCGAGTATGACAATAAACACTTTAGTGCTAGAATATAAAGATTCAATTTACCACAACCTTAGAATATGATATGATTAATAAGCTCTTGCTGGTTTTGTTTcctaaaattaactaaaaaacttGCGTGTGAGATTCACAATGCAAAATGCATCGGCACTGTAAATGGActaccttttcttgtttttttttttatttagccttTATTGGATCAAATTATAAGCCAATTTATAAAAGGAGGGTGGGGTTGAAAGATGGGAGACTAAAGTAAAAATACGTAAGGAATATGTGGCTTTAAAAAGTTTAggcaaaatatttattgtagatcttatactttataaattatacatattAGGTCCCTTCAATttctgaaattaaagaaaaaaatataattttggtcTCAAACttcatttcctttattttttgacCCTTAATATGAGAGAGGTGAGAGAAAGTCACCGAAACCCGAtggtaaagagagaaaatttttGTTGGCACCAATTCCGGCcaccaaaataattgaaattggtgtcaaattattttttttttgacgagGAAAGCTcatattaaggttttttatacCTTGAGATTgccaagaaaatcaaatatgatCTTGGTAAGATTTTTGGTTCTGGGTtttaggatgattttttttttttgtatttttaggtcATGAATAAGCTTATCAAGTTGTCTATAATGTTTTCTAGGTATTTTGGGTAAAACAAAAATAGgttaaaaattcagtttttgggttgaaaaaACCACCAACTCTGTTTTTCCTGCCCCTAAAGTGGCTGGAAACTAAGCAGTACAGATGACGTGTTatctgacttttttttaaaaacaaattaggatAGACAACCCAGATACATAGAAAAGAGCCCAATCCACAGACTACAATAAAATAGGTTAGGCGGGTTGATCTAGCTTGTTAGGCCTAATACCGcttgaccttttcttttctttttcttttaaattatttttttctatttttttaaaaaattaatgctttttatatgtttttttttttaatttttttaatttatatttagattaatactctttctctcttttattttgtttagagagtctcttttaaataacgattatttttttttgttatgcatttaatttttgaagaggtttttcttgttcatctatagttttttttttaatcttttgtatagatgaattttatttttgaaaataaaaaaaatatttattttcagataatatttataatatgtccaaccttgcataatattgttttcccttttattttatgcaatcaaaataatgtatgtttctatttctattataatttgatttaaaaaaaatattatttaaataaaaaaatttagagaacaCAACCAGGTAAATGTTCGGTCTTACGAtgttaaatatcttgatttgcacctgtctctcaatttttttagttattgtttatggctttttttatttatttattaacacatataattcttaatttatttgattacatgtatgcataaacttttttattttcactttgaatttttttaactataaaaacttgtcaaaaaagcttgtatataaaatttcttttgttggaaaaaaatatccGACTTGCACTTTGTAACAGGTCAAGTATCTAGCTAGTAGCTTCTATAATATATATGTTCAGAAAAGAATAAGAGCTATTTAGAAGTTTCCAAAAGAAACTAGTCATTTCTAGCGTTAGAATCCCACTGACAGCTAAAACGGTCAATCCAATTAGTGTACTGGTTCCTGCTGAATTTCAAAGTGTTCATTCTTGATGAACAAGTGGTCAATCAGTTCATGCAAATTTCTAGATTTGACATATTTTTACTTGGAAAATTCTTGAACCAATATCAATCCTATAAATGCATGTACAGTGAAGTGTGTGAGTTCATTTTAATTGTTCTATCAAGATAAGATATAGAGATTTACACAAGAACTAAAAAGAATACTTAATTCTAAGTCTTCACTTGCTTTGCATCTTGgatattttcattgatttcttcATGAAATCCTTCATGGTTATTTCTATAATCTTCATATAAACTTGTTTTAAGACTTAGAATTTATATAATCATCATGgttattcttaaccaaacatattattaatttgatttttaaaataagaaattcaacacattaaaaagaaatcaaaatgatgatgatgatattaagGTGATATTAGTGATGAGATGGTGATGTAGTGATGATAATATTAGCAATATAAGATTgtgtatataaaaatcaataaaataaaataaaaaatcacttttaattatcttataaaaaataagttttttcttttttaagaaaaagacaaaacataaaataaaaataaaataaaatattactttaaatcACTACCACTACCACAATCCCAGACAGGTTCAAATTGTTAGCTCatttaataattgaatttggTGGATCTTCaccatactaaaaaaataaataaataaatttactcAACTATAAGGATACCTTAATTGAAAGGAGAGATGCCTTAATTTTATGGGAAAAGAATCAAGGTTTTTGGTGACTACCAacataagtaaaataaaattaaataaaaaagaaaatagaaaggaaaaaaaaaaaggcaagtcAATATGCTTCCTCCTGTAAGGTAAGGTATGGTTGGGATGTTGATGATCGAAgtgtattattatatattatgaatGCATTATATATTATGGAGGTTATTATATCAATAATTGCTatgaaataaatgttttatatttgattattttattaaaaaaaaatggttcatATTATGGTTGGAATGCTAAAAGATGAAGACAAACCCATGCTAGGTTATAAAGCATGGTTGGCCCTTGCTATGTCTATTGTGCTATGTTGTATTGTGATGTGCTATGACATTAAATActagttaattaatatgtttaaaacaaaaatgattaaattaagttaattataaaaatattgaaactttttatattttaaataaaataaacatcacttcatctaaaaaaaatattacttttcatacttaatataattttaaactattttttataaaaatcaattaatttttaaatatttaaccaaatatttgttttatatacttTTGTTTTGAAACGAAACAATAGAATCTTAAAAAAAGATTCTGAAAAACACTCTCgactttaaaacttaaaaaagagacaaaataaataaaattagaataaagaAATAGCTACAACCTTTTCATTTTCCTTCCTAAAATCAAT
This genomic interval carries:
- the LOC133677481 gene encoding sorting nexin 1-like; protein product: MFSTINKMDQQQSGSPSPRSPSSQPYLSVSVTDPVKLGNGVQAYISYRVITKTNLPEYQGHEKIVIRRYRDFVWLRDRLFDKFKGVFIPPLPEKSAVEKFRFSAEFIEMRRQGLDIFVNRIASHQELQQSEDLRTFLQADEETMERLRSQETGIFKKKPADFMQIFKDVQSKVSDVVLGKEKPVEESNPEYEKLKHYIFELENHLAEAQKHAYRLVKRHRELGQSLLDFGKAAKLLGACEGDILGKAFSDLGTKSEALSVKLQKEAHQLLMNFEEPLKDYVRAVQSIKATITERANAFRHQCELAETMKLKEINLDKLMLTRSDKVGEAEHEYRELKAESEEATRRFETIVRLMNEEIVRFQEQKTLDMGIAFHEFAKGQARLANSIADAWRSLLPKLEACSS